From the genome of Hippocampus zosterae strain Florida chromosome 8, ASM2543408v3, whole genome shotgun sequence:
GAACGAGAAGAGTTGGGACCGCATCCAGTCGGCTATCACACACGTGACCACGGTGGGTTCGAACATAAGCGTGAGAAGCGAGACAGTCGTCAACCTCTTCATCCTGTCGCGTagacctgcgggccagacgaaGTCCTGAGGAACTTGCTGGACGTCATGGAAGATACTGATGCGCCTTCTATTTCCGAGATCCTCGTGCTAGCGGTCCCTCATCTTGAAGCAGGTAGTTTTTAATGCAGCTCTCTGGCACCACCTGCCGTATAAAATACTGAAGTGCGCTGTGCTCAAACAAGGCCTGCTGAGGTTGACGAAGGGTCGGGCGTCCTGGCTGGGCTCGGCGCTGAGGGTCCTGCACAAGCAGCTCACTCGGCTGCCGGTGCCGTACACCGAAGAGCTGGAAAAGGAGGACCAGTGGGGCCTGGGCCGCTGTTGCCATGCCTTGATCACCTTCACTAAGGCCTTCTCGGGCGAGGTGAGGAAACACGAAGATGGAGAACGCCGGGAGATGAAGACGGAGCTCCTCAACTTGTACGTTTGACAAAAAGAACTGACTTTGTGACAGCACAGGTGACTTTTCATTCAAGCTTTTTTTCCGGAAGCTGACGAGAgtagcattgttttttttttttttttgagcgggTGACCTAAAACCGTTTGCCACTAAAGGTTCAATGTGGATGTTTCTCATCCATGCAGCTGCATGAGAAGCCTCAGAGAACCTTTACTGGAGGCAACGCTGACTCCCGGGACGACAACGCCCATGTGGCTGTTTGCGTTAAACATTACGGTGAGATGCTACTTGGATAAAATTCCCTTGaaggtttttttcctttttccatgAACGTGCGTTCCCGTTGTACAGGAAACTTTAGCCGCCATCCGAGAGTCAGCGGCCGACCTCCTGTTCTTCAGTACGGTGAAGAAGAACATCCAGATGGACAAAAATCAGCTGGCCGAGTCCAAAGGCTGCCTGGCGTATCTGGTGTTTGTCAAGCAGCTGGATACAGAACGCTTCCCCATCGTGTTCAGGTGAGACTTTGGATCCCGACATGATTTTCGCGTTTCTTTGGAGTCCGCTGGGTCAAAACGCTTCATAACCGGAacacgtaagagggagcataaaACGCTCCTTGTTTgcgttttaaaatattttcatgatgTTCAATTGTCTTCTGtccagtttaatttattcacgttttttatttatttttattttattaaaaatatttgatattttatttatttactttgtttcagccctggtgtttgtttttcaaagtgctctataaaaaaaaaaaacggagttgAGTTACATTTCGCAAGCCCGTTAAGAGTCTTTGCTGTCGTTCCCACCAGCCCTGAATTTGTCCTTCGGCGCAACCTGGAATACGTCCACCAGCTCCTCAGGAGGTACGACATCAACTCCGAATGAACGATTTGGATTCTTGGATCTTTTTCGTACGCCTAAAATTCCATCGTCTAAACTTTTGTCAGCAAAAAGGAGTCGCACGTACTCAAAGGACTGGTAAGGAAATAAGCATTTTGTCATGAGAACGACGTCGCGGGATTTGAACCGTACGGTCCTCCAGGCGCTGTTTGAAAAAAGTCTGGAGAGAACGCGGGACGACAGCTTGCTCGCCACGCTGCTGGAAGTGAAGAGTTTTTACGATGTAAAGCAGGTACGACTTTGATATTTAAATTTAGCTAATGccttgagactgtgaaaaaaaaccaaagacaggggtgtccaaactttttgccaagggggccagattttatgtggtaaaatgtcggggggccgaccttggctgacattctttacattgaacaacaatattgttcaacaaattttagtaagccggtctgtttcacatttccatttttattttaatttcaattactcatttagccactagggggcagcagtactctatgaaacatcactcaccagtctacgagacctcagtcaatgcaacacgtgttccattgcgatcaacctgcgggccagacggcactgattttatgacaggggccgaggaccggatgaaattcgaccgcgggccagactttggacatgtctgcccAAAGAAAATCAGAGCATGGATAGTTTGCTCCAATTCGGAAAAATATGTACGATTCATATTTGGGCGGCTAAATTTACACTGACAATGTCGAATGTTTTCAGAGTCTGCTGCAGGTTCTGACTGAATGTCCCATGCGACATCtggtgagtattttttttccccataatgaTCAGCTCTAATAGTGATTTTGACATCACCAAATAgcaaaccaaaataattttGAGCGAATGCAATGTTTACAGAGAGAAAGTGGACTCGCCgtcctccagctcctcatcaATAAACTCGACGCGGAAGCAAAGCACAAGCTCTTTGGGCAAGTTGTCGTTTCCAACATTGCCTCGTATATTTTGGGACACTGTGTCCtggtttctatttattttaaataacaacaacaacagaaacctGCTAAAAACCAGCAATCATCCGGGAGTGGAAGGTTATATTGTGAAGAACATCAGACATCAAGTCGAGTTCTCCATGAAGGTGACATTCGCGACCCAGGTGAAAACCCAAAACGACACACAcacgtattgaaaaaaaatgtccaatcgTGATGTTGTAGCCGAGCAACGCCACGAGATGGTTCCTGGGGACGGAATTTGTGTCGCTCCTGCGCTTGGCGTTGACTTTGCCTCAGGGTACGGAAACAAACGTGCTCCACCATATGGACAAGTAAGCCCCGTTTCAGAAACGACAACACTAATTAGAGTTACACAACTTAAAAtgtcgatgcaaaaaaaaaattaaaattaaaacgccttttccttgtgtgtgtttgtgttcatcCAGGATCATGGAGAGCCTGAACCTCCTGCGCTATCTTCTCATCCGGGACAAACCGTTGAGGAGCAATGTAGGTCACCCCGGATTGGATGTCCTCGTCCACCTGCCCGATTATCGTCTCTTCTATTCGCAGGCGGACATTTGGGAAGGAGTGTGCGGCATCAAGGAGGAGTACACCAAAATGCTCCGCGTGTGCATCAGCATGTCAAGATCTTTTTACACGGGCGAGCTGAACGAGCTGAGAGATGAGCACAAACTTAAAGCCAGAGGTAAAGGCGCACACGCCCGGAGAGTCGGGACTGGTCAACGGCAACTTTGAATGGGAGATATTTTGGAGGCTGACTTCAAAAACgctttttagttttagtttttgagatatttccattaaaaaaatgtgtaaatgtgaccACTAAACTGCGTAATACGAATTTAGAGACTTAATGGTGATTACACTAATCACCTCTCTATGAgctctgtgactgactggcgaccagttgcgGGTGTGGTCTaccttctgcccaaagacagctgggataggctccagcatgaccctgttcaggataagtggtgttgtatttttgtatttgtattttatatttttgtaagaCTACACTACaactccccccgcccctcacaTTGCTTCATTTATTTCTACTTGCTTGCCGTTTCTGCCCTCTAGCGGCCAGAGCGGCAACCTGCACCCGCACACACCTTCAAAGTCAGCCAGTCAAGCGAGACACGATGTCGAAAATGTCCCCGGAAGTGCGGCACCAGGTAAACCGCACAGACTCATATCACCAATCCTACGACATCGTTTCACTCTGAACCGTATCTCAGGTTCTGCAGAGCGCTCTCGTGACCTTTGACCTGATGGAGAGCCTCATTGCGCGCACGGAGGAGATCGCCGCGGAAAAGAACCACGACATGCTCGACGCCAGCgctttattttgtttgaatgaacaaaaacaaaaaagtttgacaCACGCTGGTGATTAGCTGAGCTTCTTCAGCATGTCCCACACGGGGCTTCTCTCGACGATGTGAGTTTTGGCCAGAGACATCCTGTGCCGGATGCGATCTACGTGAGG
Proteins encoded in this window:
- the LOC127605356 gene encoding glomulin-like isoform X1, yielding MVVKGLPERPVANVMMNEGKVNDLIQRWRDTPEEELTPEDRQHFKDLACSCLAQGDSERLLVFLQDDKNRKIVNSMGCVLLAPLMKEALKNEKSWDRIQSAITHVTTTCGPDEVLRNLLDVMEDTDAPSISEILVLAVPHLEAGLLRLTKGRASWLGSALRVLHKQLTRLPVPYTEELEKEDQWGLGRCCHALITFTKAFSGEVRKHEDGERREMKTELLNFCMRSLREPLLEATLTPGTTTPMWLFALNITETLAAIRESAADLLFFSTVKKNIQMDKNQLAESKGCLAYLVFVKQLDTERFPIVFSPEFVLRRNLEYVHQLLRSKKESHVLKGLALFEKSLERTRDDSLLATLLEVKSFYDVKQSLLQVLTECPMRHLRESGLAVLQLLINKLDAEAKHKLFGNLLKTSNHPGVEGYIVKNIRHQVEFSMKPSNATRWFLGTEFVSLLRLALTLPQGTETNVLHHMDKIMESLNLLRYLLIRDKPLRSNADIWEGVCGIKEEYTKMLRVCISMSRSFYTGELNELRDEHKLKARAARAATCTRTHLQSQPVKRDTMSKMSPEVRHQVLQSALVTFDLMESLIARTEEIAAEKNHDMLDASALFCLNEQKQKSLTHAGD
- the LOC127605356 gene encoding glomulin-like isoform X2 yields the protein MGCVLLAPLMKEALKNEKSWDRIQSAITHVTTTCGPDEVLRNLLDVMEDTDAPSISEILVLAVPHLEAGLLRLTKGRASWLGSALRVLHKQLTRLPVPYTEELEKEDQWGLGRCCHALITFTKAFSGEVRKHEDGERREMKTELLNFCMRSLREPLLEATLTPGTTTPMWLFALNITETLAAIRESAADLLFFSTVKKNIQMDKNQLAESKGCLAYLVFVKQLDTERFPIVFSPEFVLRRNLEYVHQLLRSKKESHVLKGLALFEKSLERTRDDSLLATLLEVKSFYDVKQSLLQVLTECPMRHLRESGLAVLQLLINKLDAEAKHKLFGNLLKTSNHPGVEGYIVKNIRHQVEFSMKPSNATRWFLGTEFVSLLRLALTLPQGTETNVLHHMDKIMESLNLLRYLLIRDKPLRSNADIWEGVCGIKEEYTKMLRVCISMSRSFYTGELNELRDEHKLKARAARAATCTRTHLQSQPVKRDTMSKMSPEVRHQVLQSALVTFDLMESLIARTEEIAAEKNHDMLDASALFCLNEQKQKSLTHAGD